Proteins co-encoded in one Bradyrhizobium sp. 170 genomic window:
- a CDS encoding gamma-glutamyltransferase family protein, which translates to MSNINPDPFTTRPEIEGTFGVVTSTHWIATAVGMGILEKGGNAFDAGVATAFTLQVVEPHLNGPGGDVPIIVHDTKRGRTEVICGQGPAPAKATIAHYKSEGLEMVPGTGLLAACVPGTFESWMLLLRDYGTMRLRDVLEPAIAYARDGYPLVERAAATIQIVEKLFRNHWTTSAAVYLPNNEVPRPGTLFTNKKLSETYARILEEAESAGGDRVAQIERARKSWSQGFVAEAIDKFCRTQEVMDVSGSPHRGVLSADDMARWQPTVEAPLTYDYGRYTVCKPGVWSQGPVMLQQLALLKGFELDGLDPAGPEFIHLQIECAKLAFADREKFYGDPDFTDIPIATLLSDAYNDERRKLISRDKASLDFLPGSVEGFGSVVKLRRAEGHREAVGAMGAGEPTVGRFGEVRGDTVHFDIIDQAGNMVSATPSGGWLQSSPVIPELGFCLGSRAQMFWLEEDHPAALAPGKRPRTTLSPTMCYRDGEPYMAWGSPGGDQQDQWTTQFFLRHVHAKLNLQEAIDAPAWHSEHFPISFWPRTARPGVLVVENRVPKATIDTLKNRGHVVEIGPDWSEGRLTAASKVGRRRRAAANPRGMQGYAAGR; encoded by the coding sequence ATGAGCAACATCAATCCCGATCCGTTCACCACCCGGCCGGAAATCGAAGGCACCTTTGGTGTCGTGACCTCGACGCACTGGATCGCCACTGCGGTCGGCATGGGCATCCTGGAGAAAGGCGGCAACGCCTTCGACGCCGGCGTGGCCACCGCCTTTACGCTGCAGGTGGTCGAGCCGCATCTGAACGGACCCGGCGGCGATGTGCCGATCATTGTGCATGACACCAAGCGCGGACGTACCGAGGTGATCTGCGGCCAGGGTCCCGCGCCGGCGAAGGCGACCATTGCACACTACAAGAGCGAAGGCCTGGAAATGGTGCCCGGCACCGGGCTTTTGGCTGCCTGCGTACCCGGCACGTTCGAATCCTGGATGCTGCTGCTCCGTGACTACGGCACGATGCGGCTGCGCGACGTGCTGGAGCCCGCGATTGCCTATGCGCGCGACGGCTATCCGCTGGTCGAGCGAGCGGCGGCCACCATCCAGATCGTCGAGAAATTGTTCCGTAATCACTGGACGACATCGGCGGCCGTCTACCTGCCGAACAATGAAGTGCCGAGGCCCGGCACGCTGTTCACCAACAAAAAACTCTCGGAAACCTATGCCCGTATCCTCGAGGAAGCCGAGAGCGCGGGCGGGGACCGTGTCGCGCAAATCGAGCGTGCGCGAAAATCCTGGTCGCAGGGTTTTGTGGCGGAAGCGATCGACAAATTCTGCCGCACGCAGGAAGTCATGGACGTCTCCGGCTCGCCGCACCGTGGCGTGCTCTCTGCCGACGACATGGCGCGCTGGCAGCCGACCGTCGAGGCGCCGCTGACCTACGACTATGGCCGCTACACCGTCTGCAAGCCCGGCGTCTGGAGCCAGGGGCCCGTGATGCTGCAGCAGCTCGCGCTGCTGAAGGGATTTGAGCTCGACGGGCTCGACCCCGCCGGTCCCGAATTCATCCATCTGCAGATCGAGTGCGCCAAACTCGCCTTCGCCGATCGCGAGAAATTTTATGGCGACCCTGACTTCACCGACATCCCGATCGCGACCTTGCTGTCGGACGCCTACAATGACGAACGCCGCAAGCTGATCTCGAGGGACAAGGCCTCGCTCGATTTCTTACCCGGCTCGGTGGAAGGTTTTGGCTCTGTCGTAAAACTGCGCCGCGCCGAAGGCCATCGCGAGGCAGTCGGCGCCATGGGCGCGGGCGAGCCGACCGTCGGCCGCTTCGGCGAGGTGCGCGGCGATACCGTGCATTTCGACATCATCGACCAGGCCGGCAACATGGTTTCGGCGACGCCGTCCGGCGGCTGGCTGCAATCCTCGCCGGTCATTCCCGAACTCGGCTTCTGCCTCGGCAGTCGCGCGCAGATGTTCTGGCTGGAGGAAGATCACCCTGCAGCGCTGGCACCGGGCAAGCGCCCGCGCACCACGCTCTCACCGACCATGTGCTATCGCGATGGCGAGCCGTACATGGCCTGGGGATCGCCGGGCGGCGATCAGCAGGATCAATGGACCACGCAGTTCTTCCTGCGGCACGTCCACGCAAAACTGAACCTGCAGGAAGCGATCGACGCGCCGGCGTGGCACTCCGAGCACTTCCCGATCTCGTTCTGGCCGCGCACCGCGCGCCCCGGCGTGCTCGTGGTTGAGAACCGCGTGCCGAAGGCGACGATTGATACGCTGAAAAACCGCGGTCATGTCGTCGAGATTGGCCCCGACTGGTCGGAAGGCCGCCTGACTGCAGCCTCCAAAGTTGGCCGTCGCCGTCGCGCCGCCGCCAATCCGCGGGGCATGCAAGGCTACGCGGCCGGACGATAG
- a CDS encoding ABC transporter substrate-binding protein, translated as MSVRRSLLAAATASIIALAMVPASAQTLRYANQGDLKSLDPYTLNESTTHAHLGHVFEGLVARDRDLKIIPALAESWETPEPTRWRFHLRKGVKFQNGDPFTADDVVFSADRVRKKGSNLQTRIPTDAKVVKVDDYTVDFVLTSPNPILNSQWDTWYIMSKKWAEANNSVDPTPAAATTPSFASLNANGTGAFSIESHQPGVKTVFKANPNWWRKPEHNLKEIIFTPIGSDATRVAALLSGEVDVIEPVPIQDISRVDSTPNAQVLKGPELRTIFLGMDQVRDELLYSNIKGKNPFKDVKVREAFFKAVDIELIKTRVMRGLSTPSPLMIAPQLFKLSGDFTRPKLDPDGAKKLLTEAGYPDGFEVTMDCPNDRYVNDAAICQAVVGMLARIGVKVTLLAQPKAQYFAKVLKPGGYQTSFYLLGWTPGTLDSHNVLYDIMGCRDDPKSSRGEGNLGGYCNKNLDALTDKVLQESDMAKRELLIKQAYEIGAKDFGYIPLHQQALAWGVSKKVKLSQRADNQVLLYWATKQD; from the coding sequence ATGTCGGTACGTCGGAGTTTGCTTGCAGCGGCCACTGCTTCAATCATCGCGCTCGCGATGGTCCCGGCATCGGCCCAGACCCTGCGCTACGCCAACCAGGGCGACCTCAAATCGCTCGACCCCTACACGCTGAACGAGAGCACCACCCACGCCCATCTCGGACATGTCTTCGAAGGCCTGGTGGCCCGCGACAGGGACCTGAAGATCATCCCGGCGCTGGCGGAGAGCTGGGAAACGCCGGAGCCGACCCGCTGGCGGTTCCATTTGCGCAAGGGCGTGAAATTCCAGAACGGCGATCCCTTCACCGCCGACGACGTGGTATTCTCGGCGGATCGCGTTCGCAAAAAAGGCTCGAACCTGCAGACCCGCATTCCCACCGACGCCAAGGTCGTCAAGGTCGACGACTACACGGTGGACTTCGTCCTGACCTCGCCAAATCCCATTCTCAATTCGCAATGGGATACCTGGTACATCATGAGCAAGAAGTGGGCCGAGGCGAATAATTCCGTCGACCCGACGCCCGCAGCAGCTACGACACCGAGCTTTGCCTCGCTCAACGCCAACGGCACCGGCGCCTTCTCGATCGAAAGCCATCAGCCGGGCGTCAAGACCGTGTTCAAGGCCAATCCGAACTGGTGGCGCAAGCCCGAGCATAACCTCAAGGAAATCATCTTCACGCCGATCGGCTCGGACGCCACGCGCGTCGCCGCCCTGCTCTCGGGCGAAGTCGACGTCATCGAGCCGGTTCCGATCCAGGATATTTCGCGGGTGGATTCCACTCCGAACGCCCAGGTGCTGAAGGGACCGGAACTTCGCACCATCTTCCTCGGCATGGATCAGGTGCGCGACGAACTGCTCTATTCCAACATCAAGGGCAAGAACCCGTTCAAGGACGTCAAGGTGCGCGAGGCCTTCTTCAAGGCCGTTGACATCGAACTGATCAAGACCCGCGTCATGCGCGGTCTGTCGACGCCCTCGCCGCTGATGATCGCGCCGCAACTGTTCAAGCTGTCCGGTGACTTCACGCGGCCGAAGTTAGATCCCGACGGCGCCAAGAAGCTTCTGACCGAAGCCGGTTATCCCGATGGCTTCGAAGTCACGATGGACTGCCCCAACGACCGTTATGTCAACGACGCCGCGATCTGTCAGGCGGTCGTCGGCATGCTGGCCAGGATCGGCGTCAAGGTAACGCTGCTGGCCCAGCCCAAGGCGCAATATTTCGCCAAGGTGCTGAAGCCCGGCGGCTACCAGACCTCATTCTACCTGCTCGGCTGGACTCCCGGCACGCTCGACTCCCACAACGTCCTGTACGACATCATGGGCTGCCGCGACGATCCGAAGTCAAGCCGCGGCGAGGGCAATCTCGGCGGCTACTGCAACAAGAACCTCGACGCCCTCACCGACAAGGTCCTGCAGGAATCCGACATGGCCAAGCGCGAACTCCTGATCAAGCAAGCGTACGAAATCGGCGCCAAGGACTTTGGATATATCCCGCTGCACCAGCAGGCGCTGGCGTGGGGCGTGTCGAAGAAAGTGAAGCTGAGCCAGCGCGCCGACAATCAGGTCCTGCTGTACTGGGCGACCAAACAGGACTAG
- a CDS encoding oligopeptide/dipeptide ABC transporter ATP-binding protein yields the protein MTASFVDVRNLRRVFDVSKPWLNRVLEGGHLEYLKAVDGVTFDIRKGETFALVGESGSGKTTVARMVVGLLPPTSGEVVIDGVSMTNARQAQARQRLRRRIQMIFQDPYASLNPRFRVDAIVSEPIRAFDLIEGERDIRMRVGELLSVVGLHPDDGLKYPHEFSGGQRQRIAIARALASEAEFIVCDEPTSALDVSVQAQILNLMRDLQDKFGLTYLLISHNLAVVRHMATRIGVMYLGRIVEIAEGRELFANPRMPYTKMLLGAVPDLAMSGRQRIPVKGEIPNPIHPPPGCAFNPRCPLAFDLCRKEAPVLIDGVACHAVNHPVEATALV from the coding sequence ATGACGGCCTCCTTTGTCGATGTAAGAAATTTGCGCCGCGTGTTCGACGTCTCAAAACCGTGGCTCAACCGCGTGCTGGAAGGTGGCCACCTGGAATACCTGAAAGCCGTCGACGGTGTGACCTTCGACATCAGGAAGGGCGAAACATTCGCGCTTGTCGGCGAGTCCGGCTCGGGCAAGACCACCGTGGCGCGGATGGTGGTGGGATTGCTGCCGCCGACCTCGGGCGAAGTGGTCATCGATGGCGTGTCGATGACGAATGCGAGGCAGGCCCAGGCGCGGCAGCGGCTGCGGCGCCGCATTCAGATGATCTTCCAGGATCCTTACGCTAGCCTCAATCCGCGTTTTCGGGTCGACGCCATCGTCTCCGAGCCGATCCGCGCCTTCGACCTGATCGAGGGCGAGCGCGACATTCGCATGCGCGTCGGTGAATTGTTGAGCGTCGTCGGCCTGCATCCCGACGACGGCCTGAAATATCCGCATGAATTCTCCGGCGGCCAGCGCCAGCGCATCGCGATCGCACGCGCGCTGGCATCGGAAGCCGAGTTCATCGTCTGCGACGAGCCCACTTCGGCGCTGGATGTTTCCGTGCAGGCGCAGATCCTCAACCTGATGCGCGACCTGCAGGACAAGTTCGGGCTGACCTACCTCTTGATCAGCCACAACCTCGCCGTGGTCCGCCACATGGCAACCCGGATCGGCGTGATGTATCTCGGCCGCATCGTCGAGATCGCCGAAGGCCGCGAGCTGTTCGCCAATCCCCGAATGCCCTACACCAAGATGCTGCTGGGCGCAGTTCCGGATCTCGCAATGTCCGGCCGTCAGCGGATTCCGGTCAAGGGCGAAATCCCCAATCCGATCCATCCGCCGCCCGGCTGCGCCTTCAACCCGCGCTGCCCGCTGGCGTTCGATCTCTGCCGGAAGGAAGCGCCCGTCCTGATCGACGGCGTTGCCTGCCATGCTGTCAACCATCCGGTTGAGGCCACAGCCTTGGTATGA
- a CDS encoding DUF6489 family protein, producing the protein MKVNVEIDCTPLEARQFFGLPDVSPMQTAVMDKMQQQVMANIEKVSPESLIQSWFTFDPKIAERFQDMFVTMSGLGGMGQKDKK; encoded by the coding sequence ATGAAAGTTAACGTCGAAATCGATTGTACACCGCTGGAGGCCAGGCAGTTTTTCGGATTGCCTGACGTCTCGCCGATGCAGACCGCCGTGATGGACAAGATGCAGCAGCAGGTGATGGCCAATATCGAAAAGGTTTCTCCGGAATCGCTGATCCAGAGCTGGTTCACGTTCGATCCCAAGATCGCCGAGCGGTTCCAGGACATGTTCGTGACCATGTCTGGTCTTGGCGGCATGGGTCAGAAGGACAAGAAGTAA
- a CDS encoding ABC transporter permease: MSDAVVPHRVEPSAPRARSGTGWLKRALDSDIFYSFRRSRMTMVAAAVTLLFFLLAVFASQLAVQNPFDPAQLQLMNSRISPLWTADGQSPFLLGTDEQGRDVFSAILYGLRISLVVGVLGVIFAGTLGITLGLVAGYVGGAVDGLIMRIADVQLTFPAILIALLVNGVAKSVFGNRLDAMSTLAVLVVAIGLSFWVQYARTVRGSVMVEKNKDYVAAAQLIGLPAPKIIFRHVLPNTMGPILVIATINLALAVITEATLSFLGAGMPDTMPSLGTLIRIGNNYLFAGEWWIVAFPGIALAGLILAINLLGDWLRDALNPKLR, encoded by the coding sequence ATGTCCGACGCCGTCGTCCCACACCGAGTAGAGCCCAGCGCGCCGCGAGCGCGCTCCGGCACGGGCTGGTTGAAGCGCGCGCTCGACAGCGACATCTTCTATTCGTTCCGCCGCTCCCGAATGACCATGGTCGCGGCGGCCGTGACGCTCCTGTTCTTCCTGCTGGCGGTCTTTGCTTCCCAGCTCGCGGTGCAGAACCCGTTCGATCCGGCGCAGCTGCAATTGATGAATTCGCGGATCTCGCCGCTGTGGACCGCCGACGGCCAGAGCCCGTTCCTGCTCGGCACCGACGAACAGGGCCGCGACGTGTTTTCCGCCATTCTTTACGGTTTGCGGATCTCGCTCGTGGTCGGCGTGCTCGGCGTCATCTTTGCCGGCACGCTCGGCATCACGCTCGGGCTGGTCGCCGGCTATGTCGGTGGTGCGGTCGACGGACTGATCATGCGCATCGCCGACGTGCAGCTCACCTTCCCCGCGATCCTGATCGCGCTATTGGTCAACGGCGTCGCCAAGTCCGTGTTCGGCAACCGGCTGGATGCCATGAGTACGCTGGCGGTGCTGGTGGTCGCGATCGGCCTGAGTTTCTGGGTGCAGTATGCCCGCACCGTGCGCGGCTCCGTCATGGTCGAGAAGAACAAGGACTATGTCGCGGCAGCGCAGTTGATCGGCCTTCCCGCGCCTAAGATCATTTTCCGGCACGTGCTGCCGAACACGATGGGACCGATCCTGGTGATCGCGACCATCAACCTCGCGCTCGCCGTCATTACCGAGGCGACGCTGTCGTTCCTGGGCGCCGGCATGCCCGACACCATGCCCTCGCTCGGCACCCTGATCCGGATCGGAAACAATTATCTGTTCGCCGGCGAATGGTGGATCGTGGCCTTCCCCGGCATTGCGCTGGCGGGACTGATCCTCGCCATCAACCTGCTCGGCGACTGGCTGCGCGACGCGCTCAATCCAAAGCTCCGATGA
- a CDS encoding FAD-dependent oxidoreductase: protein MAELKADVLVLGAGMVGVSAALHLQKRGRNVVLIDRHEVAGEETSHGNGGLIECASVFPYMFPRDLGQILRYAFLRAPQVRYHFRDLPAFLPWLTRYFLASSPERALHSAMAELPLIQRSLIEHEALIAEANVPELLRRTGWIKLFRSEATLAGAVQDLERARQYDVAGEVLDAPAIIAREPHLTGDFSGAIHFPAPGFVPDPGGLAKAYSALFGRKGGRYLVGDARTLEQSGGRWRVATLEGTITARDVVVAMGPWSDQIFAPLGYSIPLQVKRGYHLHVKPRGNAILNHPVLDTDLGYLLAPMNRGIRLTTGAEFAHRDAPPTPVQVEQALPRAHRLFPLGEPADTKPWMGARPCLPDMLPVIGKAPRHGGLWFNFGHQHHGLTLGPATGRLLAEMMAGETPFADARPFAVERFG from the coding sequence ATGGCGGAACTGAAGGCCGACGTTCTCGTTCTGGGTGCGGGCATGGTCGGCGTGAGCGCCGCTTTGCACCTGCAGAAACGCGGCAGGAACGTGGTTCTGATCGACCGGCATGAGGTTGCCGGCGAGGAAACCAGTCATGGCAATGGCGGACTGATCGAATGCGCCTCGGTCTTTCCCTACATGTTTCCGCGCGACCTGGGCCAGATCCTGCGTTACGCGTTCCTTCGCGCGCCCCAGGTGCGTTACCATTTCAGGGATTTGCCGGCCTTCCTGCCGTGGCTGACACGGTATTTCCTCGCCTCATCACCGGAGCGTGCACTGCACAGCGCGATGGCCGAATTGCCGTTGATCCAGCGCAGCCTGATCGAGCATGAGGCGTTGATCGCGGAAGCCAACGTGCCGGAGCTGTTGCGGCGGACCGGTTGGATCAAGCTGTTTCGCTCCGAGGCGACGCTTGCGGGCGCCGTGCAGGATCTGGAGCGCGCCCGGCAATATGACGTCGCGGGCGAGGTTCTCGACGCCCCGGCGATAATTGCGCGCGAGCCGCATCTGACCGGCGATTTCAGCGGCGCAATCCATTTTCCGGCACCGGGCTTCGTGCCGGATCCCGGCGGCCTGGCCAAAGCCTATTCGGCGCTGTTCGGCCGCAAGGGCGGGCGATATCTTGTCGGTGACGCACGAACGCTCGAACAATCCGGCGGGCGGTGGCGGGTGGCGACGCTGGAAGGCACCATTACGGCGCGCGACGTCGTGGTGGCGATGGGGCCGTGGTCCGATCAGATTTTTGCGCCGCTCGGCTATTCGATCCCGCTTCAGGTCAAGCGTGGTTACCATTTACACGTCAAACCGCGCGGCAACGCGATCTTGAACCATCCCGTGCTGGACACCGATCTCGGCTATCTGCTGGCGCCGATGAACCGCGGAATTCGCCTGACGACCGGTGCTGAGTTTGCCCACCGCGATGCGCCGCCGACCCCGGTCCAGGTCGAGCAGGCCCTGCCGCGGGCGCACCGACTGTTTCCGCTGGGCGAGCCGGCCGACACCAAGCCCTGGATGGGCGCGCGGCCCTGTCTGCCCGATATGTTGCCGGTCATCGGCAAGGCCCCTCGCCATGGCGGGCTTTGGTTCAATTTCGGCCACCAGCACCACGGCCTGACGCTCGGACCCGCAACCGGCCGCCTGCTGGCTGAAATGATGGCCGGCGAGACCCCGTTTGCCGACGCCAGGCCCTTTGCCGTCGAACGCTTTGGTTGA
- a CDS encoding ABC transporter permease, with translation MLAFTLRRAIQAIGVMIAVGVIAFSMFRFAGDPVNQIVSLDTPAAEREAVRKSLGLDDPVPVQFARYFANAAQFKFGVSYQFRQPVSNLLMERMPATLELAACATVFAMVFGILMGVYSALRRDTFLTKIFQAVSLIGISLPTFLIGILLIYLFSVTLGWLPSFGRGDVVRIGWWTTGLLTLSGLKALIMPSITLGLFQMTLIMRLVRAEMLEVLRTDYIRFARARGLTTRAIHFGHALKNTLVPVITVAGLQFGSVIAFAIITETVFQWPGMGLLFVQAVQNVDIPIMAAYLLMVSLIFVTINLVVDILYTIVDPRLRSTISRPA, from the coding sequence ATGCTCGCTTTCACTCTTCGCCGCGCTATCCAGGCCATCGGCGTCATGATCGCGGTCGGCGTCATCGCGTTCTCGATGTTCCGCTTCGCCGGCGACCCCGTCAACCAGATCGTCTCATTGGATACGCCGGCCGCTGAACGCGAGGCGGTGCGCAAATCTCTCGGCCTCGACGATCCCGTGCCGGTGCAGTTCGCCCGCTACTTCGCCAATGCCGCGCAATTCAAGTTCGGCGTCTCCTACCAATTCCGCCAGCCGGTTTCGAACCTGTTGATGGAGCGGATGCCGGCGACGCTGGAACTCGCCGCCTGCGCCACCGTTTTCGCCATGGTGTTCGGCATCCTGATGGGGGTCTATTCGGCGCTGCGACGCGACACGTTCTTGACCAAGATATTCCAGGCGGTGTCGCTGATCGGAATCTCGTTGCCGACGTTCCTGATCGGCATTCTCCTGATCTATCTGTTCTCGGTCACGCTGGGCTGGCTGCCCTCGTTCGGGCGCGGCGACGTGGTGCGGATCGGCTGGTGGACGACTGGTCTGCTCACGCTTTCCGGCCTCAAGGCGCTGATCATGCCCTCGATCACGCTGGGGCTGTTCCAGATGACCCTGATCATGCGGCTGGTGCGCGCTGAAATGCTTGAAGTGCTCCGTACCGATTACATTCGCTTCGCCCGCGCCCGCGGCCTCACGACACGCGCAATCCATTTCGGCCATGCGCTGAAGAACACACTGGTTCCGGTCATCACTGTGGCAGGGCTGCAGTTTGGCTCGGTAATTGCATTTGCCATCATCACTGAAACCGTCTTCCAGTGGCCGGGTATGGGATTGTTGTTCGTGCAGGCGGTGCAAAATGTCGATATCCCGATCATGGCGGCCTACCTGCTGATGGTCTCGCTGATCTTCGTCACCATCAATCTGGTGGTCGATATCCTGTACACCATCGTCGATCCGCGCCTGCGCTCGACCATCAGCCGTCCGGCCTAA
- a CDS encoding ABC transporter ATP-binding protein gives MTIPVLSVRNLEVEFLTRRSTLRAINGVSFDIAKGEVLGVVGESGAGKSVTGLAVIGLIDPPGRIAGGEIYLSGTRIDHLPPEEIRRIRGKRIGMIFQDPLTSLNPLYRIGDQIVETIRTHMNLSETAARKRAIDLLAEVGIPAPEKRIDAYPHEFSGGMRQRVVIALAICAEPELIIADEPTTALDVSVQAQIISLIKRLGRDHGTAVMLVTHDMGVIAETSDRVAVMYSGRIAEIGPVQDVVQNPLHPYAKGLMGAIPTLAGEDKRLVQIPGSMPRLSAIPPGCSFNPRCAFAFDRCRVERPEPLKHGSHAVACHLFDTAPNETAKETAA, from the coding sequence ATGACCATTCCTGTCCTCTCCGTGCGTAACCTCGAGGTGGAATTCCTCACCCGCCGCAGCACGCTGCGCGCGATCAACGGCGTCTCCTTCGACATCGCCAAGGGCGAAGTGCTCGGGGTGGTCGGCGAGTCCGGCGCCGGCAAATCCGTTACGGGGCTAGCCGTGATCGGGCTGATCGATCCTCCCGGCCGCATCGCAGGCGGCGAGATCTATCTGTCGGGAACACGGATCGACCATCTTCCGCCGGAAGAAATCCGCCGCATCCGCGGAAAGCGGATCGGGATGATCTTCCAGGATCCGCTGACCAGCCTCAATCCGCTCTATCGAATCGGCGACCAGATCGTGGAGACGATCCGGACCCACATGAATCTTTCCGAGACCGCGGCGCGCAAGCGCGCCATCGATCTCTTGGCCGAGGTCGGAATTCCTGCGCCGGAAAAGCGCATCGACGCCTATCCGCACGAATTCTCCGGCGGCATGCGCCAGCGCGTCGTGATTGCGCTGGCGATCTGCGCCGAACCGGAACTGATCATCGCCGACGAGCCGACCACCGCGCTCGACGTCTCCGTGCAGGCGCAGATCATCTCGCTGATCAAGCGCCTGGGACGCGATCACGGCACCGCCGTCATGCTGGTCACCCACGACATGGGCGTGATCGCCGAGACCTCCGACCGGGTTGCTGTGATGTATTCGGGACGGATCGCCGAGATCGGCCCCGTGCAGGACGTTGTGCAGAACCCGCTCCATCCCTACGCGAAGGGACTGATGGGCGCGATTCCGACGCTGGCCGGCGAAGACAAGCGGCTGGTGCAGATTCCGGGCTCGATGCCGCGGCTGTCGGCAATCCCGCCGGGCTGCTCGTTCAATCCGCGCTGCGCCTTCGCGTTCGATCGTTGCCGCGTCGAACGGCCGGAGCCGCTCAAGCACGGCTCGCATGCCGTGGCCTGCCATCTCTTCGATACCGCGCCAAACGAAACCGCGAAGGAGACCGCGGCATGA
- a CDS encoding alpha/beta hydrolase, producing MLAETRALFELNSSLLLSPLLLRAPKGDGHPVLALPGFLASDLSMAPMRRYLKELGYDTYAWNMGRNFGGVASKRGALRDLLRRIHESTGRKVSLIGWSLGGVYARDLALQRPDMVRSVITLGSPFANDIRATNATRLYEALSGETVDDNPEILAAIAGDLPVPATSIYSRTDGIVNWHTSLLRPSETAENIEVHLASHIGLGVNPAALWAVADRLAQPEGEFKHFDRSGPFAIAYGPPENAQS from the coding sequence ATGCTGGCCGAAACGAGGGCCTTGTTCGAGCTGAACTCGAGCCTCTTGCTGTCGCCGCTATTGTTGCGCGCGCCGAAGGGCGACGGGCATCCGGTGCTGGCGCTGCCGGGCTTTCTCGCCAGCGATCTGTCGATGGCGCCGATGCGGCGCTACCTGAAAGAACTCGGCTACGATACTTATGCGTGGAACATGGGCCGCAATTTCGGCGGCGTCGCTTCCAAGCGCGGAGCGTTGCGTGATCTCCTGCGGCGCATTCATGAATCGACCGGCCGCAAGGTCAGCCTGATCGGCTGGAGTCTCGGCGGCGTCTATGCGCGCGATCTCGCCCTGCAGAGGCCGGACATGGTGCGCTCCGTGATCACGCTCGGCAGTCCATTTGCCAACGACATCCGCGCGACCAACGCCACGCGGCTCTATGAGGCGCTGTCGGGGGAGACGGTCGACGACAATCCGGAAATCCTGGCGGCGATCGCCGGTGACCTGCCGGTGCCGGCGACCTCGATCTATTCCCGTACCGATGGGATCGTGAACTGGCACACCAGCCTGTTGCGTCCTTCCGAAACTGCCGAGAACATCGAAGTGCATCTCGCCAGCCATATTGGGCTCGGCGTCAACCCCGCAGCATTATGGGCGGTGGCCGACCGTCTGGCGCAGCCCGAGGGGGAATTTAAGCATTTTGACCGATCAGGACCATTTGCCATTGCCTATGGCCCCCCTGAAAATGCACAATCCTGA